Within the Kribbella aluminosa genome, the region TCCTGCTGACCGCGGGCGTCGTGCTGGTCAGCCTGGTCCTCGGGCTGCTGATCGCGCTGCTGCTGGACCGCAGGTTCCGCGGCCGGGGCGCCGTCCGGACGATGATGATCACGCCGTTCCTGGTGGTCCCCGTCGCCGCGGCACTGCTGTGGAAGCACGCGCTGTACAACCCGACGTACGGTCTGTTCAACGGTGTGCTGAAGTGGATCTTCGGTGCCAACGCTCCACAACCCGACTGGATCAGCAACCAGCCGTTGTGGTCGATCATCTTCGCGCTGGTCTGGCAGTGGACGCCGTTCATGATGCTGATCCTGCTGGCCGGGCTGCAGAGCCGGCCGCTGGACGTCATCGAGGCGGCCGGGATCGACGGCGCGAACCAGTGGGAGATCTTCCGCTACATGACGCTGCCGCACCTGCGTCAGTACCTGGAGCTGTCCGCGCTGCTCGGGTCGATCTACGTCGTACAGAACTTCGACGCGGTCTTCACGATCACCTCCGGCGGCCTCGGTACGGCGAACCTCCCGTACACGATCTACCAGACCTTCTACACCGCGCACGACTACGGACGGGCGTCCGCGGCCGGCGTGATCGTTGTGATCGGCACGATCGCGATCGCGACCTTCGCCCTGCGCTCGGTGTCCACACTGTTCCGAGAGGAGACCGGCAAATGAGTTCCCAGGTCACGATCGTGACTGGGAAGAAGAATCGCGGTGGTGGGTTCGTCCTCAGCGGTGTGGCGTGGATCGTCGGGATCCTGTTCGTGCTGCCGGTGCTGTGGATGCTGCTGACCTCGTTCCACTCCGAGCCGAACGCGGCCAAGAACCCGCCGGACGTCGCGGCGCCGCTGACGCTGGACGGCTACCGGTCGTTCTTCAGCACCGGACCGTGGCCCTCGATCGCGAACTCGCTGACCTCGAGCATCCTGTCCACGGTGCTGGTCATCCTGCTCGCGTTCCCGGCGGCGTACGCGTTGTCGATCCGGCCGGTTCGCAAGTGGACCGACGTACTGTTCTTCTTCCTGTCCACGAAGATGCTGCCGGTGGTGGCCGGGCTGCTGCCGATCTACCTGTTCGCGCAGTCGGTCGGGTTCCTGGACAACATCTGGCTGCTGATCATCCTGTACACCTCGATGAACCTGCCGATCGCGGTCTGGATGCTGCGCAGCTTCCTCTCCGAGGTGCCGGTGGAGATTCTGGAGGCTGCCTCGGTCGACGGGGCTTCACTGATCCGCACGCTCAGATCGGTGGTCGCGCCGGTCGTGACACCCGGGATCGCCTCGGCCGCGCTGATCTGCTTCATCTTCAGCTGGAACGAGCTGCTGTTCGCCCGGGTCCTGACCGGCACGGTGGCGCAGACGGCTCCGGTGTTCTTGACTGGGTTCGTGACCAGTCAAGGATTGTTCCTCGCCAAAGTCTGTGCCGCGTCCATCGTGGTGTCGCTGCCGGTGCTGATCGCCGGGTTCGCCGCGCAGGACAAGCTCGTCCAGGGCCTGTCGCTGGGGGCGGTCAAGTGAAGTTGTCCGCTGCTGGTGTCGATGCTCTTGGCAAGGATGTCGCGGTTCCGGGGTACGACCGTACGGCGGTGACGCCGGGGATCGTGCACTTCGGCGTCGGCGGCTTCCATCGGGCGCATCAGGCGATGTACCTGGATCGGTTGATGAACGAAGGGAAGGCGCTCGACTGGGGGATCGTAGGGGTCGGGGTGCTGCCGAACGACCGGCGGATGGCGGAGGTGATGGCGGCCCAGGACTGCTTGTACACGTTGGTGATCAAGCATCCGGACGGCACGCTGGAGCCGCGCGTCATCGGCTCGATCGTGGGCTACTTGTTCGCCCCTGACGACCCGGAGGCAGTGCTGGCGCGAATGGTGGATCCGGCCACAAGGATCGTGTCGTTGACGATCACCGAGGGCGGGTACCACGTCAACCAGGTGACGGGGGAGCTGGACGCCTCGGATCCAGCGCTGGCCGCGGACCTGGTCCCGGGGGCGACGCCGGGGAGTGCGTTCGGGTTCATCGTCGAGGCGCTGCGCCGGCGGCGGGAGGCCGGCGTACCGCCGTTCACCGTGATGTCCTGCGACAACA harbors:
- a CDS encoding carbohydrate ABC transporter permease, translating into MSVDSKSDTGAKAGRRRAAARSGSQGTMMRTAGDWARRGPLLPALIFMIVVTQLPFVVTIIVSFMNWNAYYPDDRGFAGFANFRRVLTDANTRHAIWVTILLTAGVVLVSLVLGLLIALLLDRRFRGRGAVRTMMITPFLVVPVAAALLWKHALYNPTYGLFNGVLKWIFGANAPQPDWISNQPLWSIIFALVWQWTPFMMLILLAGLQSRPLDVIEAAGIDGANQWEIFRYMTLPHLRQYLELSALLGSIYVVQNFDAVFTITSGGLGTANLPYTIYQTFYTAHDYGRASAAGVIVVIGTIAIATFALRSVSTLFREETGK
- a CDS encoding carbohydrate ABC transporter permease; the protein is MSSQVTIVTGKKNRGGGFVLSGVAWIVGILFVLPVLWMLLTSFHSEPNAAKNPPDVAAPLTLDGYRSFFSTGPWPSIANSLTSSILSTVLVILLAFPAAYALSIRPVRKWTDVLFFFLSTKMLPVVAGLLPIYLFAQSVGFLDNIWLLIILYTSMNLPIAVWMLRSFLSEVPVEILEAASVDGASLIRTLRSVVAPVVTPGIASAALICFIFSWNELLFARVLTGTVAQTAPVFLTGFVTSQGLFLAKVCAASIVVSLPVLIAGFAAQDKLVQGLSLGAVK